Genomic DNA from Deltaproteobacteria bacterium RBG_16_64_85:
CCGAGGCGTGATCCACGATCGGGGCCAGGTTTTTCCGATTCGAACTCCCGCGGTCCGTAGCGCTTCCGACGGCGCATCCCAGGGCCGGTGGATCCAGCGGGACGGCAACCTTGCCAGTTCCGGCACCCAGCGGCGCACGTAGGTCCCTTCGGGATCAAACTTTTTACCTTGGATTACGGGATTGAAGATTCGGAAAAAAGGGGCCGCGTCCGCCCCGCATCCCGCCGTCCAATGCCACCCGAACGTGTTGTTCGCAAGGTCCGCGTCCGTCAACGTTTCCAGGAACCAGCTTTGCCCTCCCCGGCTCAGGGCCATCCGGAGGGCCTGGTTGTCCGCGAGTCTCAGGTCCCTGCGGAACCAGACGATCGCGACCTTCCGATCCCGCGAGGAGGTCATGATCTTCCCTTCGTATCGTCGCGAGGGACGGTCAGCCTCCCGAACGTCTCTTCGAGGAATCGCCTCCGGAAGGAGAAGATCCCGTCAAGTTGCCGTCGAACGAACTCCCCGCCGAAAATTCTTCCCGCCGGGCCGAAGGGGAGGGCGTAATGGACGAGGTCTTCCACCGCGGTTCCTCCTTCAACCTCGCGGAAGTGGTGCTGATGATGCCAGAACCGGTAAGGGCCGAAACGCTGCTCGTCCACGAACAGTCTGGGTTCCAGGACGTGTGTGATTTCGGTCACCCAGCGGACCGGGATGCCGGGAAAAACCCGGATCGTGTACGTCACGAGCATCCCGGGGTGCATTCGCGAAGGAATGTCGGACGTGATCTCGATTCCCAGGGAGGGCGGAGTGATCCGTTCGAGGTTCCGGGGATCCGAGAAGAAATTCCAGGCCTCCGAAACGGAAACGGGGAGATGACACAGGGTATGGATGCTGTCCAGCTTCATGCCAGGGCTTTACCGGCCCACTCGGGGTCCCCCGGAAGGATTTTCGCCTCCTCCCGCCCGCCGGTTTCCTCGGCCCCGCCCGTTTCCGATGAAAGGGGTCGTCTTCCGGGGATCGCAGCGCGGATGGCACTGCGGCAATCCAGGAGCTCCACCGGGACGAGCCGCCGGATCCGGTCTTCGCCGCAGACGAGCCGGCTGCTCAACCCTTCCGCCAATGGCCTGGCGAGGGAGGCAGGAGCGGGGGTCACCAGGTCGATCCAGTAGGAACTCAAACGGGGGGTCAACACCGGGACCGGGATGATCCACCTCTTCCGGAGACCGGCCTCCTCCGCGTAGAGGTCCATGAGACGCCTGTAGGAAACCACCTCCGGGCCCCCGATGTCGAAGGTCCCGCCCGCAGTCGCAGGGACTTCGAGGACCCCGACGAGGTAGTCGAGGACGTTCCGGATCGCAATCGGCTGGGATTCCGTGCCGACCCACCGGGGCGTGATCATTACGGGAAGCCGGTCGACGAGATAATGCAAGATTTCGTACGAGCCGCTTCCCCCGCCGATGATCATTGCTGCCCGAAGAATGGTCACCGGGACCTTACCGCGCGCGAGGATCTCTCCCACTTCGATGCGGGACCGGAGGTGTTCGCTGATTCCCGCGCCGGGATCCCCCAGTCCCCCCAGATAGATGATCCGCTCCACGCCCTCGAGTTCGGCGGCCCGGGCCATGTTTTTCGCCCCTTCCCGGTCGGCATGGGAGAAGTCCTGCTGCCCGGGATCCATGGAGTGGACCAGGTAGTAGACGGCTGAACAACCCGCGCAGGCTTCCCGGAGCATGGGAAGGTCCAGAACATCGCAGGTGATCAGTTCGACGCCTGGGTCCCGGGAAAAGGGGCGGGTCAGAAGTTTTTGCCGGCTTCGCCCGGCGGCGCGAACGGGAAAACCGCGTCTCCGCAGGCGGGCGACGAGCCGGGCTCCCACGTAGCCGGTCGCTCCGGTGACGAGAACGGGTTTCCTCCCTTCGTTATACATGGTTCCGGAGCATCAGCTCGACAGGATGGGGGTTGAGGAATACCTGCCGTTTCAGGTAGGGCACGTCGTATTTGCGGACATGGTGCAGGATCAGCGTAACGGGCACGACCAGCGGGATCAGGCGATTCCTGTACCGGCCGATCACCTCAAGCAGTTCCTGCTTTTCATCGGATGTAAGGAACTGCCGGAAGTGTCCCATCATGTGCATGAGCACGTCGGCGCATTTGGCGGGAGTGGTCCGGAGCCGCAGCGCCTCCATGAGAAGGTGCAGGTAGCGCCTGTAAAGCTCCTCGAGAGGGAGTTCCTTCGCATGGGCCACCAGTTGCCCATCTCGGCGTACCTGGTCCTCCCGTGCGTGAGGATGAGAAGTTTGTGGTCGGTGTGGAACTCCACGAGACTCCCTCGGGATTTGCCCTGTCGGATCCGGTCGCGAAGCCGCCGCAGGGTAAACACGCGCTCGACGAACATTTCCCGCAAGACAGGATCCTGGAGCCGGCCTTCCTCCTCCACGGGGATCAAGGGGAAATGATCCATGAAGGCCTTCGTGAACATTCCGGCTCCGACTTTCGCCGGAATTCCGGTCTCGCCGTAGACCTTGACGCGCTCCATCCCGGAGCTCGGCGAGTCTTTCTTGCAAATATAGCCGCACAGGTCCAGACCCTCGAGGTCCTGCAATTTCCTGCGAATCCAGCCCTGCATTTTCCCGGTGTGATCCAGGCCTGTTTTCGAGGTGACCAGGCGCGGATCGGCGGGATCCCCCGCAAGGCGCATCGCTTCCCGAGGAGTCTGAAGCCCGCATTCCACCTCGGGGCAGACCGGGACATACTCGACGAACCGCCCCAGGGTTTCCACGAGAAACGAATCGCGCTTGTGGCCGCCGTCGTACCGGACCTTTTCGCCGAGCAGGCAGGAGCTGACGAGGATCCGGATCGGTCCGTCCGGCATATCGGTTCGGATCATCGCTCACCTGCCCTCAGGATTCCGAATCGAATATTCCAATACATTGATATCCAGGTTAAGGGCATTTTAACTATATAGTTTAAACGCTCACCGAGGTTCAAAAGGTTCATTGGCATGTGAATGATCCTTTGGGATATTTTTTCAATCGGGGGAAAAGGGGACTCGATTGACGTTGCGAGGTGCTTATGGCATTCATATTGCCTTATCCAATATCCGTGGTCGCGTCGGGTGAGCGGGTTATTTGACAGGGAGATGAGCAGCACGATGGAAATCGCAAATCACTTCGTAACGCCAGCGCAGAAAAAACCGAGGCCGTCGGATGACTCGGCCCTGGGGTTCGGGCAAATATTTTCCGACCACATGTTCCGCATGGAGTACTCGCAGGATAAGGGGTGGCACGGCGCAAGCATAGTGCCGTACGGACCGATCGCCCTGGACCCCGCCTCCATGGTGCTGCATTACGGCCAGGAAATCTTCGAGGGGCTGAAGGCCTACCGTGGCCACGGCGGGACGATCTGCCTCTTCCGCCCGCTCATGAACTTCGATCGTTTGAACCGGTCGGCCGGCCGCCTGTGCATGCCCGGGATTCCAACGGAGGACCAACTGCGGGCCGTTTCCGCTCTCGTGAGTGCCGACAGGGACTGGATCCCCGCGTCCCGAGGCACGTCGCTCTATGTCCGTCCCGCGATGATCGCCACGGAGGCGGGCTTGGGCGTACGGCCTTCGGCGGAGTACCTGTTCTTCATCATCACCGGCCCCGTCGGGAACTATTACGCCCGGGGGTTCGAGCCGGTGCGCATCCTGGTGGAGCAGCGGTACGTCCGCGCGGCGAACGGCGGGCTGGGCGAAGCCAAGACGAGTGCCAACTACGCGGCGAGTCTTCTGGCGGCGAAAAAGGCGAAAGAGAAGGGATACGACCAGGTGCTGTGGTTGGACGCCGGCCGGCTGGGTCAGGTCGAAGAGGTCGGCACGATGAACATCTTCTTCGTCATCGGAGAAGAACTCGTAACCCCCCCGCTTTCCGGATCGATCCTGCCCGGCATCACCCGGGACTCCGTCCTGCGGATCGCTCGCGACTGGGGGTGGAAAGTGTCCGAGAGGTCCATCAACATGGGGGAGGTGACAAAGACCTTCCATGATGGGTCCTTGCGCGAGATTTTCGGAACAGGAACCGCCGCGGTCATCTCCCCCGTGGGAACCTTGAGCTACAACGGCAAGGAGTTCAACATCAACGGAGGCCGGGTGGGAGAGATGTCACGTAAACTGTTCGACGAGATCACAGGCATTCAATACGGAGAGATCCCGGACCGGTACGGCTGGGTGCACAACGTGGATTAGCGCAAGGAGGCCGCCTGATCCGGAGGCTGCTCAAGACCGAGACGCCGGAAAATCTCCTCCCTTGACATGCCGTGGATGCGCACGACCTTGTGTCGCGTGCGCTGGCCGGCAAGGAGCTCCACCTGCCCGCACGGGACGCCGAGAGCCCGCGAGAGAAACCGCACGAGGGCCTCGTTCGCCCGGTTCTCGACGGCCGGAGCCTTCAGTCGGATCCGGACGGCATCACCTGCAATCCCCGCCACTTCCTCCCTCGCGGAGCGGGGCAGCACCCGGACGGAGAACGCGGCCGACGTCCCGGTCACCGGGCGACGAACGAAAGCCAGACCGAAATCGAGTGGAACAGCCGGTCGATGACCATCTGAAGGAACCAGATGATGAGGATGGCCACCATGGGGGAGAAATCGACGCTCCCCGCCATCAGCGGGAACTTCCGGCGCAGGAAGGACAGGACCGGCTCCGTGATCGAGTAGAGTCCCCGGACGATGGGGTTGTACGGATCGGGGCTCACCCAGGAAAGCAACGCCCGGATGATCAGCACCCAGATGTAGGCTCCCAGGACGTAGTGGAGGATGATCCCGAGCGGCTCCAGGATGACTCTCAGCAAATCCTGAATGACGATCATTGTCCTTCACCTCAAGTTGAAAGTTCCCTGCACCGCTGCCATGCGGCGAACACCGCGTCCATCACCGCCCCGCGAAAGGCCCCCCGTTCCAGCGCCGCGATCCCCGCTGCCGTCGTGCCGCCGGGCGAGGTGACCAGGTCCTTCAGCTGCCCCGGGTGCCTTCCCGATTCCCGCACCATCCTCGCGGCTCCTTCGACGGTAGAGGCCGCCAGGAGGTTGGCCTCCTCCCGCCCCATCCCGCTGCGGACCGCCCCGTCGGCCAGCGCCTCGATGAAGAGGAAGGCATAGGCGGGGCCGGAGCCCGACAGCGCCGTCACCACGTCCAGGATCTCCTCGCGCGAGAATTCGGCCACGGTACCGAAAGAGGAGAAGATCTTGAGGGTCCGCGCCTTCTGATCTTCCTTGACGCCCGCTGCAAAAAAGAGGCCGGTGCTTCCCATCCCCACCTGCGCCGGAGTGTTCGGCATGGCGCGCACCACGCTGCTTCCCTTCCCGAGGGCATCCAGGAAAACCCGGGTCTTGACCCCCGCCGCGATCGAAATGAACAGTTTTCCCCTGCCCGCGTTACCGGCCATCTTCCGGAGCACCTCGGGGATCGTCTGCGGCTTCACGGCGAACACGATCGTCTCGCTCCCTCGCACCAGGTCCTGGAGCCCGGGCGAAACGGAGACGCCGAACCGCTTTCGAAGCTCCTCCGTCCGCCCGGCACGGATGTCCAGCACGAACAGCTTTTCGGGCGGCAGCAGTTTCGCTGCGAGGATCCCCCGGATCATCGCCTCCGCCATGTTCCCGGCCCCGATGAACCCCAAACCCTTCATCCAGCCCTCCTTGCGCGGCTCCCGAAGATGGCGGTCCCCACGCNNNNNNNNATCATCGTCGCCCCCTCTTCGATCGCCGCCTCGAAATCGCTCGACATCCCCATCGACAACTCCGTCATTTCCCCTGCCGCCCCTCCAAGGGAGGCAACCTGATCCAACAGTTCCCGCAGGCGCACGAAATTGGGTCTGCTCTCCTCGGGATCTTCCGTCATCGGCGGGACGGCCATCAATCCCCGGATCCGGACACCCGGCAGGCCGGCGGCGGGCGATAGGAGCCCTGCGAGCCCATCCGGCGGGATTCCCGCCTTGCTCCCCTCCCCGGCCAGATTCACCTCGATGAGAACCGGCACCGTCTTCCCCGCCTCTATGCAGCGGCGGGAGATGTCGGCCAGCAGGCGGAGGGAATCGACCGACTGGATCCAGCCGAACAGGGAAACGGCCTTCTTGATCTTGTTCGCCTGGAGCTTCCCGATCAGGTGCCACTCCGCGTCGGGGAACGCCCGTACCTTCTCGTCCGCCTCCTGGACGTAGTTCTCGCCGAACACCCTCAGGCCCGCCTCGTAGGCCTCGGCGACCCGTTCCACCGGATGCGTCTTGGTGACCGCCACCAGCCGGATCGATTCGGGGGAACGGCCCGAACGAGCCGCCGAGCGGGCAACTCGTTCCAGGACCCTTGCCACGCGGTCCCTGACCGGCTCCTCCATTCCCTTATGACCTTCCTCCAGCGAACTCGTACCAGCCGGAGCCCTTCCGTGACACGACGAGCAGCCCCGCCCGCAGCAGCATCGCAAGCGTCTGCGTCATCGGGAGGCCGACCACGTTCGTGAAGGAGCCGGAGATCCGGTCGATGAGGAGATTTCCCGCTCCCTGCGCGGCATAGGCCCCCGCCTTGTCGTCGCTCTCGCCGGTGCGGAGATACGCCGTGATCTCTTCCTCCGTCAGCGGACGGAACCGGACGCGGGTGGTCACGCACAATCCATCCCGGTACCCGCCGTCCACCCGAAGCAGGCAGGCCGCCGTGTGCACCAGGTGCTCGCGCCCTGCGAGCAGGGAGAGCATGCGCTGCCCCTCCTTCCGGTCCGCGGGCTTCCCGAGAATCTTTCCCTTCGCAACCACGATTGTGTCCGCCGACAGGACGAATGTCGAAGTGTAACGGGAGGCC
This window encodes:
- a CDS encoding branched chain amino acid aminotransferase, with the translated sequence MSSTMEIANHFVTPAQKKPRPSDDSALGFGQIFSDHMFRMEYSQDKGWHGASIVPYGPIALDPASMVLHYGQEIFEGLKAYRGHGGTICLFRPLMNFDRLNRSAGRLCMPGIPTEDQLRAVSALVSADRDWIPASRGTSLYVRPAMIATEAGLGVRPSAEYLFFIITGPVGNYYARGFEPVRILVEQRYVRAANGGLGEAKTSANYAASLLAAKKAKEKGYDQVLWLDAGRLGQVEEVGTMNIFFVIGEELVTPPLSGSILPGITRDSVLRIARDWGWKVSERSINMGEVTKTFHDGSLREIFGTGTAAVISPVGTLSYNGKEFNINGGRVGEMSRKLFDEITGIQYGEIPDRYGWVHNVD
- a CDS encoding YggU family protein yields the protein MTGTSAAFSVRVLPRSAREEVAGIAGDAVRIRLKAPAVENRANEALVRFLSRALGVPCGQVELLAGQRTRHKVVRIHGMSREEIFRRLGLEQPPDQAASLR
- a CDS encoding pyrroline-5-carboxylate reductase; translated protein: MKGLGFIGAGNMAEAMIRGILAAKLLPPEKLFVLDIRAGRTEELRKRFGVSVSPGLQDLVRGSETIVFAVKPQTIPEVLRKMAGNAGRGKLFISIAAGVKTRVFLDALGKGSSVVRAMPNTPAQVGMGSTGLFFAAGVKEDQKARTLKIFSSFGTVAEFSREEILDVVTALSGSGPAYAFLFIEALADGAVRSGMGREEANLLAASTVEGAARMVRESGRHPGQLKDLVTSPGGTTAAGIAALERGAFRGAVMDAVFAAWQRCRELST
- a CDS encoding septum formation protein Maf encodes the protein MGPVTPTTRLILASASPRRRELLHAVGVPFRVVPSRIGEVPRQGEPPLRFVRRAAREKGEEVASRYTSTFVLSADTIVVAKGKILGKPADRKEGQRMLSLLAGREHLVHTAACLLRVDGGYRDGLCVTTRVRFRPLTEEEITAYLRTGESDDKAGAYAAQGAGNLLIDRISGSFTNVVGLPMTQTLAMLLRAGLLVVSRKGSGWYEFAGGRS